A stretch of the Marivirga tractuosa DSM 4126 genome encodes the following:
- a CDS encoding tetratricopeptide repeat protein, producing MSEFFRNRKDEEKELIKKFENHIQGKDFHFFDVEELEKVVELYLDNDKFMKALKASEFAVEQFPFSVELLILNAHVLASNTKYDSALQVLDRAENIQPNDVDLLLTKANVLSISNRNKEAIECLEKALTFAEDKDEVLFQMGMAYQQLGKYEEAIKNYKAVLEENIDHESAIYELAYCLDVTDQLEGSIAYYEKFIDADPYSYHAWYNLGVVLHKLGKYEKAIEAYEYAVAIDENFASAYFNMGNTYSALEKNNKSLDAFSQTLRIEGPSAEVFCRMAETYDKLDQADLAIKYFQKAVKFDSLYDEAYFGMSLCLIQQEKWIEAVHYSKKAIKINKHESKYWQALANAEYQLGNQNSAIDAYEEAVALDPEEVSLFLDWSFIYYESGDLEVAINIIKEGMEDNPDASELYYRMTAYLIEYGKYKEAFIFLENALVLDFEMHTVLYEFFPRVETQKALFKIIDQFRKDNQ from the coding sequence ATGAGCGAATTTTTCAGAAACAGAAAAGACGAAGAAAAAGAGTTGATTAAAAAATTCGAGAATCATATTCAGGGCAAAGATTTCCACTTTTTCGATGTGGAAGAACTAGAAAAGGTGGTTGAATTATATCTGGATAATGACAAATTCATGAAGGCCCTCAAAGCCAGTGAATTTGCTGTAGAACAATTTCCTTTTTCAGTAGAGCTTTTAATTCTCAATGCACATGTTTTAGCGAGTAATACTAAATATGACAGTGCACTTCAAGTATTGGACAGAGCCGAAAATATTCAGCCTAATGATGTAGATTTATTGTTGACCAAGGCTAATGTACTCAGCATTTCCAATAGAAATAAAGAGGCGATAGAATGTCTTGAGAAAGCCCTTACTTTTGCAGAAGACAAGGATGAAGTATTGTTTCAGATGGGTATGGCCTATCAGCAACTCGGCAAATATGAGGAAGCAATAAAAAATTATAAAGCAGTTTTAGAAGAAAATATTGATCACGAAAGTGCTATTTATGAACTGGCTTACTGCTTGGATGTGACTGACCAATTGGAGGGCAGCATCGCTTATTATGAAAAATTCATCGACGCAGACCCATATTCTTACCACGCCTGGTACAATTTAGGCGTTGTACTTCATAAACTAGGGAAATATGAAAAAGCAATAGAAGCTTATGAGTATGCTGTAGCCATTGATGAGAATTTTGCTTCAGCTTATTTCAACATGGGCAACACCTATTCGGCTCTTGAGAAAAATAATAAATCATTAGATGCTTTCTCTCAAACTCTAAGAATTGAAGGACCAAGTGCTGAAGTATTTTGCAGAATGGCTGAAACCTATGACAAATTAGATCAGGCTGACTTAGCCATTAAATATTTTCAAAAAGCCGTAAAATTCGATTCGCTTTATGATGAAGCCTATTTTGGAATGTCACTTTGCCTCATCCAACAAGAAAAATGGATTGAAGCAGTGCATTACTCTAAAAAAGCAATCAAAATTAATAAACATGAATCAAAGTATTGGCAAGCATTAGCCAATGCTGAATATCAATTAGGAAATCAAAATTCAGCTATTGATGCTTATGAAGAAGCTGTAGCGCTTGATCCTGAAGAAGTTAGCCTATTTTTAGACTGGTCTTTTATTTACTACGAATCTGGTGATTTGGAAGTAGCCATCAATATAATCAAAGAGGGAATGGAGGACAATCCTGATGCTTCTGAGCTTTATTATAGAATGACGGCTTACTTAATTGAGTACGGTAAATACAAAGAAGCCTTTATCTTTCTGGAAAATGCATTAGTTTTGGACTTTGAAATGCATACGGTGCTTTATGAGTTCTTCCCAAGGGTAGAAACACAAAAGGCATTGTTCAAAATCATTGATCAATTCAGAAAAGATAACCAGTAA
- a CDS encoding NAD-dependent epimerase/dehydratase family protein, which yields MKQSTVLITGATGLLGRQILFKLLGTEYQVYAVKRAHSTIPIESENLHWIEVNSINDDLFRLVPSQVDYVIHAAALVSYKKSDSSKLFKINRDWTSKLAQDAKKEGVKKFVFISSISALGKNATNNVIDENTPKSDREFLSNYGKSKRQAEEALWKFSSEGLPITIFNPSVIIGPANRYQSSAQLLGYVSDQKPFFTKGLINYIDVRDVAKIVVESLANNRINEQFVLNAGSISYKDFFSTVAKQLNVKAPSIGVPKFMVVFGAALENILSKISGNPAVLTMETAKMAGNKNIYNAKKANKAFNISYTTLEQSVQWTVKEMQKRGEL from the coding sequence ATGAAGCAAAGTACAGTTTTAATTACGGGAGCTACAGGACTTCTTGGGCGACAAATTTTATTCAAGCTGTTAGGGACAGAATATCAAGTTTATGCAGTCAAAAGAGCCCATTCAACTATACCTATTGAATCCGAAAACCTCCACTGGATTGAAGTAAATTCCATCAATGACGATCTCTTCCGACTAGTTCCGAGTCAAGTTGATTATGTAATTCATGCTGCTGCTTTGGTTTCTTATAAAAAGTCTGATTCATCAAAACTTTTTAAAATCAATCGAGATTGGACTTCAAAATTGGCTCAAGATGCTAAAAAAGAAGGGGTTAAAAAATTTGTATTCATCAGTAGTATTTCTGCCCTAGGGAAAAATGCTACCAATAATGTTATAGATGAAAATACACCAAAATCAGATAGGGAATTTCTAAGTAATTATGGAAAAAGTAAAAGGCAAGCAGAAGAAGCACTTTGGAAATTCTCATCAGAAGGACTTCCCATTACAATATTTAACCCTTCTGTGATTATTGGTCCCGCTAATCGTTATCAGAGTAGCGCACAATTGCTCGGCTATGTAAGCGATCAGAAACCATTTTTTACCAAAGGCTTAATCAATTATATTGATGTCAGAGATGTGGCTAAAATTGTAGTAGAAAGTTTGGCTAATAATAGAATTAATGAGCAGTTTGTTTTAAATGCTGGAAGCATTAGCTATAAAGACTTTTTCTCTACTGTAGCAAAACAGCTCAATGTAAAAGCTCCAAGTATTGGCGTTCCTAAATTCATGGTCGTTTTTGGAGCCGCACTTGAAAACATTCTAAGTAAGATCAGTGGAAACCCTGCCGTACTAACGATGGAAACTGCTAAAATGGCAGGAAACAAGAATATATATAATGCAAAAAAGGCGAATAAAGCCTTCAATATCTCTTATACGACCTTAGAACAATCTGTTCAATGGACAGTGAAAGAAATGCAGAAAAGAGGTGAATTATAA
- the hflX gene encoding GTPase HflX codes for MQYNSAEEKNEKKAVLVAIITQNQNEEKVNEYLDELAFLTSTLGAKTIKRFTQRLEKPDVRSFIGKGKLEEINAYAQAEKADWVVFDDDLTPSQLRNLEKELKVKIYDRSLLILDIFLNRAQTAQAKTQVELARNQYLLPRLTRMWTHLERQRGGTATRGGAGEKEIETDKRIIRNTITKLKERLAKIEKQSRTQRKSRGKIVRVAIVGYTNVGKSTLMTRLSKSDILAENKLFATVDSTVRKVNFEDIPFLLSDTVGFIRKLPTHLIESFKSTLDEIREADILIHVVDVSHPTLDDHISVVNQTLTDIDAGDKPTLLVFNKVDLLEEEEEISVEEKIKNLKNTYWNKEQNDVVFISATNKENIEELKNKLRKLVEAKHFTIFPNYLKNTYY; via the coding sequence ATGCAATATAATTCTGCAGAGGAAAAGAATGAGAAGAAGGCCGTTTTGGTGGCTATCATTACGCAAAATCAAAACGAAGAGAAAGTCAATGAGTATTTAGATGAATTGGCCTTCTTAACCTCTACATTAGGAGCGAAAACTATCAAAAGATTTACCCAGAGATTGGAAAAGCCTGATGTGAGAAGCTTTATTGGAAAAGGTAAACTAGAGGAAATCAATGCTTATGCGCAAGCAGAAAAGGCAGATTGGGTAGTTTTTGATGATGATTTAACACCTTCTCAATTAAGAAATTTAGAAAAAGAGTTGAAAGTCAAAATCTATGATAGGAGTTTGTTGATTTTAGACATTTTCTTGAATAGAGCTCAAACAGCTCAAGCGAAAACTCAAGTAGAATTAGCCAGAAATCAGTACTTACTTCCTCGGCTTACCCGTATGTGGACGCACTTGGAAAGACAGCGTGGTGGAACCGCAACACGTGGTGGTGCTGGTGAGAAAGAGATCGAAACGGATAAAAGGATAATTCGAAATACCATTACAAAACTCAAAGAAAGGCTTGCTAAAATTGAAAAGCAGAGCAGAACCCAGAGAAAATCAAGGGGCAAAATTGTGAGGGTTGCCATAGTAGGCTATACCAATGTGGGTAAATCTACATTAATGACACGCCTTTCGAAATCGGATATTCTGGCAGAGAATAAATTGTTTGCTACAGTGGATTCCACCGTTCGAAAAGTCAATTTTGAAGATATTCCATTTCTCTTATCCGATACTGTTGGTTTCATCAGGAAATTACCGACACACTTGATCGAATCTTTCAAATCAACATTGGATGAGATAAGGGAAGCAGATATTTTAATTCATGTGGTGGACGTGAGCCATCCTACATTGGATGATCATATTAGTGTGGTTAACCAGACCTTGACGGATATTGATGCAGGTGATAAACCTACCTTATTGGTCTTTAACAAAGTTGATTTATTAGAAGAGGAGGAAGAAATAAGCGTTGAGGAAAAAATTAAAAATCTGAAAAATACTTATTGGAATAAAGAACAGAATGATGTCGTGTTCATCTCAGCGACCAATAAGGAAAACATAGAAGAGCTTAAAAATAAATTGAGAAAGTTGGTAGAGGCCAAGCATTTCACAATTTTTCCGAATTATTTGAAAAACACTTATTACTAA
- a CDS encoding polysaccharide biosynthesis/export family protein, whose amino-acid sequence MSSCKVYRQNIILQSDSDIKSENFKEEVAKIEGAYKIQAGDKINIEVYTNKGERVIDPNMELNSITGGGAGGGRFMPDKEFEVLPTGTAILPLLGEIKISGYSIAGLQEKLKAEYSEYYIQPYVRVRHLNRRVVVLGALGGQVIPLENEKMTVLEILALSGGLNRDSKGRNIRLIRGPLEDPSVQVINLSTIDGMQKANLQVLPNDIIYIEPIRRIFTESVRDIAPVIGVVTNVVTLFIVIENLR is encoded by the coding sequence ATGAGCAGTTGTAAAGTGTATCGGCAGAATATTATCCTTCAATCAGATTCAGATATTAAATCTGAAAACTTCAAGGAAGAAGTAGCCAAAATTGAAGGCGCTTATAAAATCCAAGCGGGTGATAAAATCAATATCGAAGTTTATACCAACAAAGGGGAGCGAGTGATCGATCCAAACATGGAATTGAATAGTATAACAGGCGGAGGAGCAGGTGGTGGACGCTTTATGCCAGATAAAGAATTTGAGGTTTTACCAACTGGAACCGCTATTCTTCCATTGCTTGGAGAAATCAAAATTTCAGGATATTCTATTGCCGGGCTACAAGAAAAACTGAAAGCAGAATATTCTGAATATTATATACAGCCATACGTCAGGGTTCGCCATTTAAACAGACGCGTGGTTGTTTTGGGTGCTTTAGGTGGTCAAGTTATTCCTTTGGAAAATGAAAAAATGACTGTACTAGAAATTTTAGCACTTTCAGGAGGACTAAACAGAGATTCTAAAGGCAGAAATATCCGATTAATCAGAGGACCTTTAGAGGATCCATCAGTACAGGTAATTAACTTATCCACTATTGATGGAATGCAAAAAGCCAACCTACAAGTTTTACCTAATGATATCATTTATATCGAACCAATAAGGAGAATATTCACTGAATCTGTTCGAGATATTGCACCCGTTATTGGAGTTGTCACCAATGTGGTGACCTTGTTTATTGTGATCGAAAATTTAAGATAG
- a CDS encoding GumC family protein encodes MSNQQTRYQRNLEGNTSQKPQNQESEVVDFYKLKTILKKNLPWAILLIAIAVFVAFIYVRYTNVKFQSYAELKLNKRSEASVFGFNPLKEENSNLNTLSGEVELIRSKLFLKQVIDKLPLDVSYHVIGRFKNEERYRFSPFTVSYEKSCANYDQKFYVDIIDKENFKLTTNPDEDQWINQKFGEYFTFNGCGYKLETTPHFFNTERLFFTISTPESLINYVESNLSVAPENLNANTIKITFEDYNPYKVQAIVEQVSELYTKYSKEQKNKANQLKIEFLNKQLKQTENELSNYETYIEEFTIKNKTVNPSQDVSRLISEMVSMDSILYGINYQLAEINNIQSQLDKDTLSFDKINYLVLPSNMQPLFEEFSELKRDYQMAKTRYKKESQVLLQRNLEINALKDRINNYLNNKVEILQDRKSTILNRKREIENKFNQLPAKTNELNQKMRFYSLYEELYLSLMQKKTEFEIAQAGTLSEVDILTPANLPKDPIGPSTNLIYIGSFAVGFILSFIFIGLRYLLYDEINSIHELERLTNIPIIAKISRLKRYVAKKSGVIVSEKPRSQISEAFRTLRTSLDFIGIKDGKKVISISSTTSGEGKTFISVNLAAILAMSSKKVIILDLDMRKPRAQYAFNLEQNEMGISSILSGGIHWKECINITKTENLHFIPSGILPPNPAELLEGDHFSQLLNELKQEYDIILLDTPPIGLVSDGIIALKKSDHSLFVVRADYSKRSFIDDLHRSLNLNNIQNISIIFNAVKKENKGYGYYQDYYNDNGSRSISTLKRLFNI; translated from the coding sequence ATGAGCAATCAGCAAACACGATATCAAAGAAATTTAGAAGGAAACACTTCACAGAAACCTCAGAATCAAGAGTCAGAAGTAGTTGATTTTTATAAATTAAAAACAATCCTCAAGAAAAACCTCCCCTGGGCAATATTACTCATTGCTATAGCAGTATTTGTTGCATTCATTTATGTCCGATACACCAATGTCAAATTCCAATCCTATGCTGAATTAAAACTTAATAAAAGAAGTGAGGCCAGTGTTTTTGGATTTAATCCATTAAAAGAAGAGAATTCAAACCTTAATACATTATCAGGAGAAGTCGAACTTATTCGGTCAAAACTCTTTTTAAAGCAAGTAATAGACAAATTACCACTTGATGTATCCTATCATGTTATTGGTAGATTTAAGAATGAAGAACGCTACAGGTTTTCGCCTTTTACAGTTAGTTATGAAAAATCTTGCGCTAACTATGATCAAAAATTTTATGTTGATATCATTGATAAAGAAAACTTTAAACTAACAACTAATCCTGATGAAGATCAATGGATTAACCAAAAGTTTGGCGAGTATTTCACCTTTAATGGTTGTGGTTATAAGCTGGAAACAACACCACATTTTTTCAATACTGAAAGACTCTTTTTTACAATATCCACCCCTGAGAGCTTAATAAATTATGTAGAGTCAAATCTTTCTGTGGCTCCAGAAAACTTGAATGCTAATACCATCAAAATCACCTTTGAAGATTACAATCCCTACAAAGTTCAAGCGATAGTTGAGCAGGTAAGTGAGCTTTATACGAAGTATAGTAAAGAGCAAAAAAACAAGGCAAATCAGCTGAAAATTGAGTTCTTAAACAAGCAATTGAAGCAAACCGAAAATGAACTCTCAAATTACGAGACTTACATTGAAGAATTTACTATAAAAAACAAAACAGTTAACCCGTCTCAAGATGTAAGCAGGTTGATCTCGGAAATGGTATCAATGGATTCCATTTTGTATGGAATTAATTATCAGCTTGCGGAAATAAATAATATTCAAAGCCAACTTGATAAAGATACGCTAAGCTTTGATAAAATTAACTACCTAGTGTTGCCTTCTAATATGCAACCTTTATTTGAAGAGTTTTCTGAATTAAAGCGGGATTACCAAATGGCTAAAACTCGCTATAAAAAGGAAAGCCAAGTACTCCTTCAGAGAAATCTAGAAATTAATGCGTTAAAAGATAGAATTAATAACTACTTAAATAATAAAGTTGAAATTCTACAAGACAGAAAAAGCACCATTCTAAATCGAAAGCGAGAAATAGAAAATAAATTTAATCAGCTCCCAGCCAAAACCAATGAACTTAACCAGAAAATGAGGTTCTACTCCTTATATGAAGAGCTTTATCTGTCTTTGATGCAAAAGAAAACTGAATTTGAAATTGCCCAGGCGGGTACTTTATCTGAAGTAGATATTTTAACCCCAGCAAATTTACCTAAAGATCCTATTGGCCCCTCCACCAACCTCATCTATATTGGTTCTTTTGCAGTCGGTTTCATACTTAGTTTCATTTTTATAGGACTAAGATACTTGCTATATGATGAAATTAACAGCATTCACGAGCTTGAAAGACTAACAAACATTCCAATTATTGCTAAAATAAGTAGACTAAAACGATATGTGGCAAAGAAAAGCGGAGTAATAGTTTCAGAAAAACCAAGGTCACAAATTAGCGAAGCCTTCAGAACTTTAAGAACAAGCTTAGATTTCATTGGAATTAAAGATGGTAAAAAAGTAATCTCCATTAGCTCCACCACTAGTGGTGAAGGAAAGACCTTCATTTCAGTTAATTTGGCTGCAATTCTAGCTATGTCAAGTAAGAAAGTGATTATTCTTGACTTAGACATGAGGAAACCCCGTGCCCAGTATGCATTTAATTTAGAGCAGAATGAAATGGGTATTAGTTCTATCTTGAGTGGAGGAATACACTGGAAAGAATGCATCAATATTACCAAGACCGAAAACTTACATTTTATCCCTTCAGGCATTCTGCCCCCAAATCCGGCAGAATTATTAGAAGGTGATCATTTCAGCCAGTTGCTAAACGAATTAAAGCAAGAATATGATATTATTTTGCTAGATACCCCACCCATTGGATTGGTATCTGACGGAATCATTGCATTGAAAAAATCTGATCATTCACTCTTTGTGGTAAGAGCTGATTATTCCAAACGTTCTTTCATAGATGATTTGCATAGAAGCCTCAACTTGAATAATATTCAAAATATTTCAATAATATTCAATGCCGTCAAAAAAGAAAATAAAGGCTACGGTTATTATCAAGACTACTACAATGATAACGGCAGTAGATCAATTTCCACTCTAAAAAGGCTCTTCAATATTTGA
- a CDS encoding glycosyltransferase family 4 protein has translation MRIAITLNTSWNIYNFRMSLIQALIKDGHEVVAIAPHDEYTVKLIEAGCEFEDVTMDSRGASPIRDTGLTFELHNIYKRVKPDIILHYTIKPNIYGTLAAAWLGIPVINNVSGLGTIFLNEDWISKIALSLYRFSFKFPKKVFFQNHEDYQLFMDKKLIQRNICEVIPGSGIDLNEFTPHPPQEKAEGEPFEFLMISRLIIDKGIREYVAAAAILQERGMNAKFNLLGKLDELHSRGISAKELNFWIEEGYINYLGSTDDVRPFINNADCVVLPSYREGTPRTLLEAAACAKPIVASNVPGCNNIVDHRLNGILCKVKDEDDLALKMKEMYYMAPELRHKMGEKGREIVERRFDHNLVIERYLKAIDQNATLKPELRAAYANNL, from the coding sequence ATGAGAATCGCTATCACTTTAAATACCTCGTGGAACATCTATAATTTTAGGATGTCACTTATTCAAGCACTGATAAAAGACGGGCATGAAGTAGTGGCTATTGCACCCCATGATGAATATACCGTTAAGCTAATTGAAGCTGGCTGTGAGTTTGAAGATGTTACCATGGACAGTAGAGGCGCAAGCCCAATTCGAGATACTGGACTAACCTTTGAATTGCATAATATCTATAAAAGGGTGAAGCCTGATATCATTTTACACTATACAATAAAGCCTAATATTTACGGGACTTTGGCTGCAGCTTGGCTAGGAATTCCTGTCATCAATAACGTAAGTGGCTTAGGCACAATCTTCCTGAACGAAGATTGGATCTCAAAAATAGCATTAAGCTTGTATAGATTTTCCTTTAAATTCCCTAAAAAGGTGTTTTTCCAAAACCATGAGGATTACCAACTCTTTATGGACAAAAAACTGATCCAAAGAAATATTTGTGAAGTAATTCCAGGATCAGGCATTGATCTGAATGAATTCACTCCACACCCTCCTCAAGAAAAAGCTGAAGGTGAGCCTTTCGAATTTTTAATGATCTCTCGATTGATCATTGACAAAGGAATCAGGGAATATGTTGCAGCTGCGGCTATTTTGCAAGAAAGGGGAATGAATGCAAAATTCAACCTTCTAGGTAAATTAGATGAATTACATTCAAGGGGTATATCAGCTAAAGAATTAAATTTCTGGATAGAAGAAGGTTACATCAATTATTTGGGCAGTACTGATGATGTTCGTCCCTTTATAAATAATGCTGACTGTGTGGTTTTACCAAGTTATAGAGAAGGAACACCAAGGACATTATTGGAAGCAGCTGCTTGTGCCAAACCAATAGTTGCTTCGAATGTACCTGGCTGCAACAACATCGTTGACCATAGATTAAACGGTATCCTTTGCAAAGTAAAGGATGAAGATGATCTTGCATTGAAAATGAAGGAAATGTATTACATGGCTCCTGAATTACGCCATAAAATGGGTGAAAAAGGAAGGGAAATAGTAGAAAGAAGATTTGATCATAATTTAGTAATTGAACGATATTTGAAAGCTATTGATCAAAATGCGACTTTAAAACCCGAACTTAGAGCAGCTTACGCAAATAATTTGTAA
- a CDS encoding phosphosulfolactate synthase: MNYELKDIPERPAKPRDVGFTMAMDKGLSLREVEDFIDSSGEYTDIVKLGWATSYVTSNLKDKLALYKEAGIPTYFGGTLFEAFIIRDQFEDYRKLLDKYDMPFAEVSDGSIELPHDLKCEYISKLSEQVTVLSEVGSKDAEKIIPPYQWIDLMQTELDAGAWKVIGESREAGNVGLFRASGEVRSGLVQEILTKIPFEKIIWEAPQKAQQVYFIKLVGANVNLGNIAPNEIIPLETIRLGLRGDTFHHFLNNKDLL, translated from the coding sequence ATGAACTACGAATTAAAAGACATCCCTGAAAGACCAGCCAAACCAAGAGATGTAGGATTTACCATGGCCATGGATAAAGGATTAAGCCTTAGAGAGGTAGAAGATTTTATCGATAGCAGTGGTGAGTATACCGATATTGTAAAATTAGGATGGGCTACATCCTATGTTACTTCTAATCTGAAAGATAAATTAGCGCTCTATAAAGAAGCAGGGATCCCTACTTATTTCGGAGGAACTCTTTTTGAAGCTTTTATCATTAGAGACCAATTTGAGGATTACCGCAAGTTATTGGATAAATATGACATGCCATTTGCGGAAGTTTCGGATGGCTCTATTGAATTGCCGCACGATTTAAAATGTGAATATATCAGCAAGCTTTCTGAACAAGTGACAGTTCTTTCTGAAGTTGGTTCAAAAGATGCTGAGAAAATTATTCCGCCATATCAGTGGATTGACCTAATGCAAACAGAGTTGGATGCAGGAGCCTGGAAAGTAATTGGAGAATCAAGAGAAGCAGGAAATGTTGGTTTATTTCGTGCCAGTGGTGAAGTGCGTTCAGGTTTGGTACAAGAGATTTTAACTAAAATTCCATTCGAAAAAATAATCTGGGAAGCGCCTCAAAAAGCCCAACAAGTCTACTTCATTAAACTAGTAGGTGCAAATGTTAATCTAGGAAATATTGCGCCAAATGAAATAATTCCGTTGGAAACCATTCGTTTGGGATTGAGGGGAGATACCTTTCACCATTTTTTAAATAATAAAGATTTACTTTAA
- a CDS encoding DUF368 domain-containing protein: MRSIKEYFVLLLKGIAMGSADVVPGVSGGTVAFITGIYDELLNSIKMVDATAFKLLFKFKLKEFWSHINGSFLFTLVLGIGISVVSLAKLLSHLLATYPILVWSFFFGLIVISAALVAKDIEQKDWKAIIAAIVGACIAYFITSISPAQTTEAWWFLIISGAIAICAMILPGISGAFLLLLLGKYKFILEALDNVDLISIALFGLGCIVGLLSFSRLIAWSLKNYQSITVAILSGFMIGSLNKVWPWKIVDSFRMNSDGEQVPFLDHNVLPQQYLNETGQDPQLMQAILLASLGIFIVVAIEKIASVLNVKKAGK; this comes from the coding sequence GTGCGGTCGATTAAAGAATATTTTGTATTGCTTTTAAAAGGCATTGCAATGGGGAGTGCCGATGTTGTTCCTGGAGTTTCAGGAGGCACAGTAGCATTTATCACAGGGATTTATGATGAATTGCTGAACAGTATCAAAATGGTAGATGCTACAGCATTTAAACTATTATTCAAGTTTAAGCTAAAAGAATTTTGGAGCCATATCAATGGCTCCTTTTTATTCACATTAGTTTTAGGAATAGGTATTAGTGTAGTCAGTTTAGCAAAATTACTTAGTCACTTACTGGCAACATATCCTATTTTAGTTTGGTCATTTTTCTTTGGTTTAATAGTGATATCTGCAGCCTTAGTGGCTAAAGACATTGAACAAAAGGACTGGAAGGCCATAATCGCTGCAATAGTAGGCGCCTGTATTGCTTATTTCATCACTTCCATATCACCTGCACAGACCACAGAGGCTTGGTGGTTTCTTATAATTTCAGGAGCTATTGCCATTTGTGCAATGATCCTTCCTGGCATTTCTGGGGCTTTTCTTTTGCTATTATTAGGGAAATATAAGTTCATTCTTGAAGCTTTGGATAATGTAGATCTTATTTCCATTGCACTTTTTGGCCTTGGATGCATCGTAGGATTATTAAGCTTTTCAAGACTCATTGCTTGGAGTTTGAAAAACTACCAATCCATTACTGTAGCGATTCTTTCTGGCTTTATGATTGGCTCGCTTAATAAAGTTTGGCCATGGAAAATTGTAGATAGTTTCAGAATGAATAGCGATGGAGAACAAGTACCTTTTCTCGATCATAATGTATTGCCACAGCAATATTTAAATGAAACAGGTCAAGACCCACAATTAATGCAAGCTATTTTGTTGGCCAGTTTGGGTATTTTTATTGTAGTAGCGATTGAGAAGAT
- a CDS encoding c-type cytochrome gives MEIGMLHTHVLVVTLFLLFLLFKTVLLLINKKELLAKVRKFKMVEPILGVLMLATGGYLLSLYGSAAPTYLWVKLILVLIIIPIGIVAFKKENKAMAIIALLLTFYIYGASEVGSLTFSKDETTTVSNDSPANDASEVVIEGETAELLKNGKEIYLAECKKCHGADGKKGLFKAPDLTESQLNLAESVAWIKKGKGVMPAYEEELSENEIEAVALYLDELK, from the coding sequence ATGGAAATTGGAATGCTTCACACCCACGTATTAGTGGTCACTTTATTTTTATTATTTTTATTATTCAAGACCGTTTTATTGTTGATCAATAAAAAAGAACTTTTGGCTAAAGTCAGAAAATTTAAAATGGTCGAACCTATTTTAGGAGTACTCATGTTGGCAACAGGTGGGTATTTATTGTCTTTGTACGGATCAGCTGCCCCTACTTATTTGTGGGTAAAATTGATACTAGTCCTGATTATAATCCCAATTGGAATTGTTGCATTTAAAAAAGAAAACAAAGCCATGGCAATTATCGCATTATTATTGACCTTTTACATTTACGGAGCTTCTGAAGTTGGAAGCCTTACTTTTTCCAAAGATGAAACAACTACTGTTTCTAATGATAGCCCAGCTAATGATGCTTCGGAGGTTGTTATTGAAGGTGAAACAGCTGAACTTTTAAAAAATGGAAAGGAAATTTATTTAGCTGAATGTAAAAAATGCCATGGCGCAGATGGTAAAAAGGGTCTTTTTAAAGCCCCCGATCTAACAGAAAGCCAACTTAACCTGGCGGAAAGTGTAGCATGGATTAAAAAAGGAAAAGGTGTGATGCCAGCGTATGAAGAAGAGTTGAGCGAAAACGAGATTGAGGCAGTGGCATTGTATTTGGATGAATTGAAATAA